Proteins from a genomic interval of Treponema brennaborense DSM 12168:
- a CDS encoding metallophosphoesterase family protein codes for MKFLQTGDLHLGKIFYERSLLEDQTAVLDTISAELTAAHDTDEPYDALLVAGDVYDRAVPPPEAVALFDAFLTEIRANCPELHVVIIPGNHDSARRLSFAAGLLDAQNIHLITTPQRITVPVVLEKKTHGETECAAIYGLPFLTPGFTGTEAHRQQDMAQEAVSRIAAAHEAAYAGIPAVLCAHLFARNGVTSDSERLFVGTAEQVAADIFKPFAYTALGHLHSCQQMSETVWYAGSPLAYSFGEAGAQKYLLRVTLDFGTQTVKETDKQQNAPMRPEAPAGSARPAVTVEKIPITPPRPVVKLSGPFEQFYRDDERRFAGYTDAYLEISCTDRALVENPMAQLKPKYPYLLSVLQETAVLDAGTSAIAQRKALLESNAPHDALSEEIFTAFMNDICAELPENFDEEKKAFRETARELAGGNE; via the coding sequence ATGAAATTCCTGCAAACGGGCGATTTACATTTGGGAAAAATATTTTACGAACGATCATTGCTAGAAGACCAAACCGCCGTGCTCGACACGATAAGCGCGGAACTCACCGCGGCACATGACACGGACGAACCGTACGACGCGCTGCTCGTCGCCGGCGACGTATACGACCGCGCGGTTCCTCCGCCCGAAGCGGTCGCACTGTTCGACGCGTTTCTGACGGAAATACGCGCAAACTGCCCCGAACTGCACGTCGTCATTATCCCCGGAAATCACGACTCCGCCCGAAGGCTTTCGTTCGCGGCAGGCCTGCTCGACGCCCAGAATATTCACCTGATCACCACGCCGCAGCGGATAACGGTTCCGGTTGTGCTTGAAAAAAAAACGCACGGCGAAACGGAGTGCGCGGCGATATACGGTCTGCCGTTTCTGACGCCGGGCTTTACCGGAACGGAAGCGCATCGGCAGCAGGATATGGCGCAGGAAGCGGTATCACGCATCGCCGCCGCTCACGAAGCGGCGTACGCCGGAATTCCGGCCGTTTTATGCGCGCATTTGTTCGCCCGTAACGGCGTAACGAGCGACTCGGAGCGGCTCTTCGTCGGAACGGCGGAGCAAGTCGCCGCGGATATATTCAAACCGTTCGCCTATACGGCGCTCGGACACTTGCATTCGTGCCAGCAGATGAGCGAAACGGTGTGGTACGCCGGGTCGCCGCTCGCGTATTCGTTCGGCGAAGCGGGTGCGCAAAAATACCTGCTCCGCGTTACGCTCGATTTCGGCACGCAGACGGTAAAAGAAACGGATAAACAGCAAAATGCCCCGATGCGGCCGGAAGCCCCCGCCGGCAGCGCACGGCCGGCCGTTACGGTAGAAAAAATCCCGATCACACCGCCCCGCCCCGTCGTAAAACTTTCGGGCCCGTTTGAACAGTTCTACCGCGACGACGAACGCCGGTTCGCCGGCTACACGGACGCCTATCTTGAGATCAGCTGTACCGACCGGGCGCTCGTTGAAAATCCGATGGCGCAGCTCAAACCGAAATATCCGTATCTGCTTTCCGTATTACAGGAAACGGCCGTTCTGGACGCGGGAACCTCCGCCATCGCACAGCGTAAAGCGCTGCTTGAATCGAACGCACCGCACGACGCGCTGTCCGAAGAAATTTTCACTGCGTTCATGAACGATATCTGCGCGGAACTGCCCGAAAACTTTGACGAAGAAAAAAAGGCGTTCCGTGAAACGGCGCGGGAACTTGCCGGAGGCAATGAATGA
- a CDS encoding AAA family ATPase, giving the protein MKPLKLTVKNIGPFRDQTIDFTALGDMFLICGKTGAGKTTIFDAITYALYGKLPGARSTVNVRRLRSDFAAPDEEAFVTLEYVLNGERFSVTRILPCPYVNRNGKISEKPEEVMLCRMRDGLEEPVSGTISELNAAITGSIGLSHDEFARIVLLPQGEFADFLRQSSAERRDTLAKLFPTQIYADCIERAKEKSNALGAELDSIVKQQQQFGADYEPSADKTLLEQLNGALERCQCERSETQQRIIALENDRIRAEEQLRVFAEAERLRQKLALLETERPAIEQERETLELAAEAEPIAAAADEADRAERAAETVRTQLAQTRLQQNAAEDALRQLTDQENDVECAREKYSQAEFLRLRLEEAVRAERELTDAVRKQLAAQKSADDFAERIRSLETRRTEIEEQLESPDFAGTDEDRSQQLAEKRQQLKETYRNAEETAKRAAQKRETEDTIGRIHTDYAFRQQKARAAAERSAEAKRGVEAYLERQTHAEHAQYARILAGALADGCPCPVCGAREHPAIAGTARTGTEADDAPDTAELDRLKAEAAEAEKASAEETAHAARLEGTLAQLQTTLDAMENVPDPAAAAERLESAAAAVRQIESEYAGALDAFRRKRELQGALRRVQDELEPLRTEFTRQSVALAQTRTESDALRTLAAAVMQQAQKAGYTADTAAKTAESVRAALDRLQTYLDTFTEAKREAEKQLAQAAGSIEQLTAQTKIRETEARQAAERFGDLLARTDFPGADAVRAAILPAAEKAERAARVERWKTEYAETAALLRETEAAAVGVTRQPERELAQLEDALASARETLAAAEKTYQDTLIALEQVKARIGGWNALEARRLETARTAGLYRQLFNDISGKNPRKIALDSWVLGIYLEEITAYASSRLHRISDGRYTLLLNQDTGGSGAKGLDLEILDAYTGKKRPCGTLSGGETFMASISLALALTDVVRNRAGGITLDALFIDEGFGSLDEASLEKALAILDEIRGTRCVGLISHVPGMRSRIPTRLEVIKTAVGSEIRTVFTQADE; this is encoded by the coding sequence ATGAAACCGCTCAAACTGACCGTAAAAAACATCGGCCCGTTCAGGGATCAGACGATAGACTTCACCGCGCTGGGAGACATGTTTCTCATCTGCGGCAAAACGGGCGCCGGAAAAACGACGATATTCGACGCGATCACGTACGCGCTGTACGGAAAACTGCCCGGCGCGCGCTCGACCGTAAACGTCAGACGGCTGCGCTCCGATTTTGCAGCCCCCGACGAAGAAGCTTTCGTTACGCTCGAATACGTCCTGAACGGCGAGCGCTTTTCCGTTACCCGCATTCTGCCGTGCCCCTACGTGAACCGCAACGGCAAAATTTCCGAAAAACCGGAAGAAGTGATGCTGTGCCGAATGCGGGACGGGCTTGAAGAACCCGTTTCGGGAACGATCAGCGAACTCAACGCCGCTATCACCGGCAGTATCGGACTCTCGCACGACGAATTCGCGCGCATCGTACTGCTGCCGCAAGGCGAATTCGCGGATTTTTTGCGGCAAAGTTCGGCGGAGCGGCGCGACACGCTTGCCAAACTGTTTCCGACGCAGATATACGCCGACTGCATCGAGCGGGCAAAAGAAAAATCAAACGCACTCGGGGCCGAACTGGACTCCATCGTCAAACAGCAGCAGCAATTCGGAGCCGATTACGAGCCGTCCGCGGATAAAACGCTGCTCGAACAGCTGAACGGAGCGCTCGAACGGTGCCAGTGCGAACGGAGCGAAACGCAGCAGCGCATAATCGCGCTTGAAAACGATCGGATCCGGGCGGAAGAGCAGCTGCGCGTTTTTGCCGAAGCCGAGAGACTCCGGCAAAAGCTCGCGTTGCTTGAAACAGAACGGCCCGCAATCGAGCAGGAACGGGAAACGCTGGAACTCGCGGCAGAAGCGGAACCGATCGCCGCGGCTGCGGACGAGGCGGACAGGGCGGAACGCGCGGCGGAAACCGTCCGAACGCAGCTTGCACAGACCCGGCTCCAACAGAACGCGGCGGAAGACGCGCTGCGCCAGCTTACGGATCAGGAAAACGACGTCGAGTGTGCACGGGAAAAATATTCTCAGGCGGAATTTCTGCGGCTCCGGCTTGAAGAAGCGGTTCGGGCCGAGCGGGAATTGACGGACGCCGTACGGAAACAACTGGCAGCCCAAAAATCGGCAGACGACTTTGCGGAACGGATACGATCTCTTGAAACCCGCCGCACCGAAATAGAAGAACAGCTTGAATCGCCCGATTTTGCCGGTACGGATGAAGATCGCTCGCAGCAGCTTGCCGAAAAACGGCAGCAGCTGAAAGAGACGTATCGCAACGCGGAAGAAACCGCAAAACGGGCGGCGCAAAAACGGGAAACGGAAGATACGATCGGGCGGATTCACACGGACTACGCGTTCCGGCAGCAGAAAGCCCGCGCCGCCGCCGAACGCAGCGCCGAAGCAAAACGCGGCGTGGAAGCGTATCTCGAGCGGCAGACGCACGCTGAGCACGCACAGTACGCGCGAATACTCGCCGGCGCGCTTGCAGACGGCTGCCCGTGTCCCGTTTGCGGCGCGCGCGAACATCCGGCGATCGCCGGTACCGCACGAACCGGAACGGAAGCGGACGACGCGCCGGATACCGCGGAGCTTGACCGGCTCAAAGCGGAAGCCGCCGAAGCGGAAAAAGCGAGCGCGGAAGAAACGGCACACGCGGCGCGTCTTGAAGGAACGCTCGCACAGCTGCAGACGACGCTCGACGCTATGGAAAACGTTCCCGATCCGGCAGCGGCAGCGGAACGGCTCGAAAGCGCCGCAGCCGCAGTCCGGCAAATCGAATCGGAATACGCCGGCGCGCTCGACGCGTTCCGGCGAAAACGTGAACTGCAAGGAGCGCTCCGGCGCGTGCAGGACGAACTGGAGCCGCTCAGAACGGAATTTACGCGGCAATCCGTAGCGCTCGCCCAAACGCGCACCGAAAGCGACGCGCTGCGCACGCTCGCCGCCGCCGTCATGCAGCAGGCGCAGAAAGCCGGTTACACGGCCGACACGGCGGCAAAAACGGCGGAGTCCGTACGGGCGGCGCTCGACCGATTGCAAACGTACCTCGATACGTTTACCGAAGCCAAACGTGAAGCGGAAAAACAGCTGGCCCAAGCGGCCGGAAGTATCGAACAACTGACCGCTCAGACGAAAATCCGTGAAACCGAAGCACGCCAAGCCGCCGAACGATTCGGCGACCTGCTCGCCCGCACCGACTTCCCCGGAGCGGACGCAGTACGCGCAGCGATCCTTCCTGCCGCGGAAAAAGCGGAACGGGCAGCGCGCGTCGAACGCTGGAAAACGGAATACGCGGAAACGGCCGCGCTTCTGCGTGAAACGGAAGCCGCGGCCGTCGGCGTAACCCGGCAGCCGGAACGGGAGCTTGCGCAGTTGGAAGACGCGCTGGCTTCAGCACGCGAAACGCTCGCAGCGGCAGAAAAAACGTATCAGGATACCCTTATCGCGCTCGAACAGGTTAAAGCCCGGATCGGCGGCTGGAACGCGCTTGAAGCGCGGCGGCTTGAAACGGCGCGCACCGCCGGTCTGTACCGGCAGCTGTTCAACGATATTTCGGGAAAAAATCCGCGTAAGATTGCGCTCGACTCCTGGGTGCTGGGCATTTATCTTGAAGAAATCACCGCGTACGCCAGCAGCCGTCTGCATCGGATTTCGGACGGGCGGTACACGCTCCTGCTCAATCAGGATACCGGCGGGTCGGGCGCAAAAGGGCTCGATCTTGAAATTCTCGACGCGTATACCGGCAAAAAAAGACCGTGCGGCACGCTCTCCGGCGGGGAAACGTTCATGGCGTCCATCAGTTTGGCGCTCGCGCTGACCGACGTCGTTCGGAACCGCGCCGGCGGCATCACGCTCGACGCGCTGTTCATAGACGAAGGATTCGGTTCGCTCGACGAAGCGTCGCTTGAAAAAGCGCTTGCCATTCTCGACGAAATTCGGGGAACGCGCTGCGTCGGGCTGATCTCTCACGTTCCCGGCATGAGATCACGCATTCCGACCCGGCTCGAAGTCATCAAAACGGCGGTAGGTTCGGAAATACGGACTGTCTTTACGCAAGCCGACGAATGA
- a CDS encoding SGNH/GDSL hydrolase family protein codes for MYEEEAAIAARETVEKAGPAVRVSDVSGVKLYLVGDSTVSPFNDPYYCPRYGYGTKIADYVENIGVVNLALSGRSSKSFTTEANYRVLLDLLKKDDFLMIGFAHNDEKAEAARYTDPNGDKNAVGSFKNSLYENYLKIAFERGAVPILCTPIVRRNAAGIYDGTFIHRTAGVPGFPGGDYAECIRRLGAETGTTVVDLTLLTKSLYERLGPAGTLELHARPGPEIAGVDNTHLNAYGASYVAYLAVRAVGESDNALKKYVRTDRAAPAEPS; via the coding sequence ATGTATGAAGAAGAAGCGGCGATAGCCGCACGTGAAACAGTTGAAAAAGCGGGACCCGCGGTACGGGTTTCCGACGTTTCGGGCGTCAAATTGTATCTGGTCGGCGATTCCACGGTGAGTCCTTTTAACGATCCGTATTATTGTCCCCGGTACGGATACGGAACGAAAATCGCCGATTACGTTGAAAATATCGGCGTCGTTAATCTCGCGCTTTCCGGCCGCAGCTCAAAGAGTTTCACCACTGAAGCGAATTATCGGGTGCTGCTCGATTTGCTTAAAAAAGACGATTTTCTGATGATCGGCTTTGCTCACAACGATGAAAAAGCGGAAGCTGCTCGGTACACCGATCCGAACGGCGATAAAAACGCGGTCGGTTCGTTCAAAAACTCACTGTATGAAAATTATTTGAAGATTGCGTTTGAACGCGGCGCCGTTCCGATTCTGTGCACGCCGATCGTGCGCCGCAATGCGGCCGGAATCTACGACGGTACGTTTATTCACCGAACGGCCGGCGTTCCGGGATTTCCCGGCGGCGATTATGCCGAATGTATCCGCCGTTTGGGCGCCGAAACGGGGACGACCGTCGTCGATTTGACTCTATTGACAAAATCGCTGTACGAACGGCTCGGCCCGGCCGGTACGCTGGAACTGCACGCGCGCCCCGGTCCCGAAATCGCCGGCGTAGACAACACGCATTTGAACGCGTACGGCGCGTCGTACGTTGCGTATCTGGCAGTCCGCGCCGTCGGCGAATCGGATAACGCGCTGAAAAAATATGTCCGTACGGATAGAGCCGCGCCGGCCGAACCGAGCTGA
- a CDS encoding IMP dehydrogenase, which translates to MAYYFEEPSHTFGEYLLVPGYSSADCIPANVNLKTPVVKFRRGEESPLSMNIPMVSAVMQSVSNDTMAIALAKEGGISFIYGSQTIERQADMIRRVKSYKAGFVTSDSNIKPDQSLQDVVDLKARTGHSTVAVTADGSPNGKLLGIITSRDFRINKVDPAAKVRDYMTRFDDLIVGQDGITLSEANELIWAHKLNSLPIIGKSGNLVSMVFRKDYASHEEHPLELLDSRQRYVVGAGINTRDYMERVPALIEAGADVFCLDSSEGFSEWQKRALHDIHKNFGDKVKVGAGNVVDKEGFLFLAENGADFVKVGIGGGSICITREQKGIGRGQATATIEVAKARDEYYEKTGVYIPVCSDGGIVHDYHVTLALAMGADFVMLGRYFARFDESPTNKLIVNGSYVKEYWGEGSNRARNWQRYDLGGAKKMAFEEGVDSYVPYAGSLHDNVGMTLSKIRHTMCNCGVLSIAELQKNAKITLVSQASIAEGSSHDVVVRNTSIRAE; encoded by the coding sequence ATGGCGTATTACTTTGAAGAACCGTCGCACACGTTCGGTGAATATCTGCTCGTTCCCGGCTATTCATCCGCAGATTGTATACCGGCGAATGTCAATCTGAAAACCCCCGTCGTCAAATTCCGCCGGGGCGAAGAAAGCCCGCTTTCTATGAACATTCCGATGGTTTCGGCAGTCATGCAGTCGGTTTCCAACGACACGATGGCGATCGCACTCGCAAAAGAAGGCGGAATTTCCTTTATTTACGGTTCCCAAACGATCGAACGGCAGGCCGACATGATCCGCCGCGTAAAAAGCTATAAAGCCGGATTCGTTACCTCCGATTCAAACATCAAACCCGATCAGAGTTTGCAGGACGTCGTCGATCTGAAAGCCCGTACCGGTCATTCGACCGTCGCCGTTACTGCGGACGGCAGTCCCAACGGAAAACTGCTCGGTATCATCACCAGCCGCGATTTCCGTATCAATAAAGTGGACCCGGCGGCAAAAGTCCGCGACTACATGACGCGATTCGACGACTTGATCGTCGGTCAGGACGGGATCACGCTCAGTGAAGCGAACGAACTGATTTGGGCACATAAATTGAATTCACTGCCGATCATCGGCAAATCAGGAAACCTCGTTTCCATGGTGTTCAGAAAAGACTACGCCTCGCATGAAGAACATCCGCTTGAACTGCTCGACAGCAGACAGCGCTACGTCGTCGGCGCGGGAATCAACACCCGCGATTATATGGAGCGCGTTCCGGCGCTGATCGAAGCGGGCGCGGACGTATTCTGCTTGGATTCTTCAGAAGGATTTTCCGAATGGCAGAAACGCGCGCTGCACGACATTCATAAAAACTTCGGCGACAAAGTCAAAGTCGGCGCGGGAAACGTCGTGGACAAAGAGGGTTTTCTGTTTCTGGCTGAAAACGGGGCGGACTTCGTAAAAGTCGGTATCGGCGGCGGTTCGATCTGCATTACGCGCGAACAGAAAGGAATCGGGCGCGGTCAGGCAACCGCAACTATCGAAGTGGCAAAAGCGCGCGACGAATACTATGAAAAAACGGGTGTCTATATTCCGGTATGTTCCGACGGCGGCATCGTGCACGATTATCACGTAACGCTCGCGCTCGCAATGGGAGCGGATTTCGTTATGCTCGGCCGCTATTTCGCCCGATTCGACGAAAGTCCTACCAACAAACTCATCGTAAACGGCAGCTACGTAAAAGAATATTGGGGCGAAGGTTCAAACCGCGCCCGCAACTGGCAGCGCTACGACTTGGGCGGCGCAAAAAAGATGGCGTTTGAAGAAGGCGTCGACTCGTACGTGCCGTACGCGGGCAGCCTGCACGACAACGTGGGCATGACGCTCAGCAAAATACGGCACACGATGTGCAACTGCGGCGTACTGTCCATTGCCGAACTTCAGAAAAACGCGAAAATCACGCTCGTTTCACAAGCGTCCATCGCCGAAGGCTCGTCTCACGACGTCGTCGTGCGAAACACGTCCATACGGGCGGAATAA
- a CDS encoding RluA family pseudouridine synthase produces MFAPFDETLAARYCRSLMRKLDGERCLDFEDAAGNPIPAGERSGRFSTSYVFSGARGQMFGVLVCRTAAGGTVVLKAFSGQYNGCWNVPGWVPPLLDTAAYDAITARDDAEIKSLSLRIASAQTGGSDAVSMAELKRLRKELSRRSLVSVYRLYRFPCADGTIRTFDDFYGGFRNGTAFPPTGTGDCCAPKLLGYAFAHRLQPLSLAEFFYGAPNRSGTRVPGCFYPPCDEKCGIVLPVMLGIEIVYRDEHCIVLNKPAGLLSVPGRGEDKQDCAVHRLRRLYPDCIAQPSVHRLDMDTSGLLVLALTADAHRCLSRQFMEGTVHKEYEALLRGKPRGAAAQSVCADRDGLCGFRAAESGRIELPFRLDVENRPRQVFDPVYGKTGVTEWRLIGFERCGKETSSDGVLTRVRFTPLTGRTHQLRLHSMHPNGLGAPIRGDRLYGTRLEGERLALHAALLSFTHPVSGERMTFTSAVPF; encoded by the coding sequence ATGTTCGCGCCGTTCGATGAAACGCTCGCCGCTCGGTATTGCCGTTCGCTTATGCGTAAGCTGGACGGAGAGCGGTGCCTTGATTTTGAAGATGCCGCAGGAAATCCGATTCCGGCAGGGGAGCGAAGCGGGCGGTTTTCGACGTCGTACGTGTTTAGCGGCGCGCGCGGGCAGATGTTCGGCGTACTCGTGTGCCGTACGGCGGCCGGCGGAACCGTCGTGCTTAAAGCGTTTTCGGGACAATACAACGGCTGCTGGAACGTTCCCGGTTGGGTGCCGCCGCTTTTGGACACGGCGGCGTACGATGCGATTACGGCGCGCGACGATGCGGAAATCAAATCGCTTTCACTCCGGATAGCCTCGGCTCAAACCGGCGGTTCCGACGCCGTTTCTATGGCCGAATTGAAGCGTCTGCGCAAAGAACTTTCCCGCCGATCTCTTGTCTCCGTTTACCGACTGTACCGTTTTCCGTGCGCGGACGGAACGATCCGTACGTTCGACGATTTTTACGGAGGTTTTCGGAACGGAACGGCTTTTCCGCCGACCGGGACGGGAGACTGCTGCGCGCCCAAGTTGCTCGGGTACGCGTTTGCTCACCGATTACAGCCGCTCAGTCTTGCCGAATTCTTTTACGGCGCACCGAACCGTTCCGGCACCCGCGTTCCCGGCTGCTTTTATCCTCCGTGCGATGAAAAATGCGGGATAGTGCTGCCGGTTATGCTCGGAATTGAAATCGTGTACCGCGACGAGCACTGTATCGTACTGAACAAGCCTGCGGGCCTGCTTTCCGTACCCGGCCGGGGTGAAGATAAGCAGGATTGCGCGGTGCACCGGCTGCGGCGGCTGTATCCTGACTGCATAGCGCAGCCTTCGGTTCATCGGCTCGATATGGATACGTCCGGATTGCTCGTATTGGCTTTGACGGCGGACGCGCACCGATGTCTTTCCCGCCAATTTATGGAAGGAACCGTCCATAAGGAATACGAAGCGCTGCTGCGCGGAAAACCGCGCGGTGCGGCGGCACAGTCCGTTTGCGCTGATCGGGACGGGCTTTGCGGCTTTCGTGCGGCGGAAAGCGGCCGGATCGAATTGCCGTTCCGGTTGGACGTTGAAAACCGTCCGCGGCAAGTGTTCGATCCCGTATACGGAAAAACGGGCGTGACGGAATGGCGCCTCATCGGTTTTGAACGGTGCGGTAAGGAGACGTCTTCCGACGGTGTGCTGACTCGCGTCCGTTTTACGCCGTTGACCGGCCGTACTCATCAGCTGCGTCTGCATTCGATGCACCCGAACGGGTTGGGCGCGCCTATCAGGGGCGACCGGTTGTACGGGACCCGGCTCGAAGGCGAGCGGCTGGCGCTGCACGCCGCGCTGCTGTCTTTTACGCATCCGGTTTCGGGCGAACGGATGACGTTCACCTCCGCCGTACCGTTTTAA
- the tsaD gene encoding tRNA (adenosine(37)-N6)-threonylcarbamoyltransferase complex transferase subunit TsaD, whose amino-acid sequence MKILGIESSCDETAAAVVEDGRTILSNVIATQIPFHKEFSGVVPEIASRKHAEWILPVVSEALTEAGVSLGDIDGIAATNRPGLMGSLLVGLTFGKTLAWATGKPFIAVNHMLGHLYAAHLASDIEYPYLGLLVSGGHSIICKVSGFDDIEILGTTVDDAVGEAFDKVAKFYGFGYPGGVIIDKLAKNGNPAAARFPVPSLHKGEHRYDVSYSGLKTAVINQIDLFWNPDFEKTPENIAASFQETAVRILISRLLRAVADTGLTTIVAGGGVAANSRLRAMLAERTELNCIFPPLKLCTDNGAMIAGVGYRFLQRGDRSPLDVTACARVPTFKRGLKR is encoded by the coding sequence ATGAAGATTTTGGGAATTGAGTCCTCTTGTGACGAAACCGCCGCCGCCGTAGTCGAAGACGGCCGCACGATCCTGAGCAACGTTATCGCAACGCAAATTCCGTTCCATAAGGAATTCAGCGGCGTCGTTCCGGAGATAGCGAGCCGTAAACACGCCGAATGGATTCTGCCGGTCGTATCCGAGGCGTTGACCGAAGCCGGCGTATCGCTCGGCGATATAGACGGTATTGCGGCGACGAACCGTCCCGGTCTGATGGGCTCGCTGCTCGTCGGCCTTACGTTCGGCAAAACGCTCGCCTGGGCAACGGGCAAGCCGTTTATCGCCGTGAACCATATGCTCGGTCATCTGTACGCCGCGCATCTTGCTTCCGACATCGAATACCCGTATTTGGGATTGCTCGTTTCAGGCGGGCACAGCATTATCTGCAAAGTTTCCGGATTCGACGATATCGAAATCTTGGGAACGACGGTAGACGACGCCGTCGGTGAGGCGTTCGATAAAGTCGCCAAATTTTACGGATTCGGTTATCCCGGCGGCGTTATTATCGACAAACTTGCCAAAAACGGAAATCCCGCGGCGGCCCGGTTTCCGGTACCGTCGCTGCATAAGGGCGAGCACCGCTACGACGTGTCGTATTCGGGACTTAAAACGGCGGTGATCAATCAGATCGATTTGTTCTGGAATCCCGACTTCGAGAAAACGCCCGAAAACATCGCCGCTTCTTTTCAGGAAACCGCCGTGCGGATTCTGATTTCACGGCTGCTGCGTGCCGTCGCGGATACCGGTTTGACAACGATCGTTGCCGGCGGCGGCGTTGCGGCGAACTCGCGGCTGCGCGCCATGCTTGCCGAACGTACCGAACTGAATTGCATTTTTCCGCCGCTTAAATTGTGTACGGATAACGGCGCGATGATCGCCGGCGTCGGTTATAGGTTTTTGCAGCGGGGCGACCGCAGCCCGCTCGACGTTACCGCGTGTGCCCGCGTTCCGACGTTCAAACGCGGTTTGAAACGCTGA
- a CDS encoding divergent polysaccharide deacetylase family protein, producing the protein MDKKKKRRRTRKPKVVLPRKQVFILTAAIAAVCICMLCVAVLTAPPAAEDFRQPPAVSPSVPAPVTPQTPVSPSVSVQPPISVQPSVEQQPAKQTSPTEPVSVPEPSLPIVPKEPVPPVHPEFDLIPTAAPRAVLVFIFDDGGQNLDQLQPFLNLPFPVSIAVMPELVHSVESAKRVRAAGKELLLHQPMQAKNLAVNPGPGAIHPDMDRDAVRKLLHSNLQKIGPVAGMNNHEGSLITESVTQMDAVLDVCAAEGIFFLDSRTTADTQVPAVAAARGMKIWERDIFLDNTPDRRDILDQLYRGAAIANKKGYAVMIGHVWSPQLASILNELYPLLKKKGYTFSGIRGLYEDFGN; encoded by the coding sequence ATGGATAAAAAGAAAAAACGCAGACGGACGCGGAAGCCGAAAGTCGTACTTCCGCGCAAACAGGTTTTCATTTTAACTGCTGCGATTGCCGCCGTATGTATCTGCATGTTGTGCGTGGCCGTTTTGACTGCGCCGCCCGCTGCCGAAGATTTTCGGCAGCCGCCTGCCGTCTCACCGTCCGTTCCCGCGCCGGTTACTCCGCAGACGCCTGTTTCGCCGTCAGTTTCCGTGCAGCCGCCTATTTCCGTGCAGCCGTCCGTTGAACAGCAGCCTGCCAAGCAGACTTCTCCGACTGAACCGGTCAGTGTTCCGGAACCTTCGCTTCCGATAGTTCCGAAAGAACCGGTGCCGCCGGTTCATCCTGAATTCGATCTTATTCCGACCGCCGCACCCCGCGCCGTGCTCGTTTTCATTTTTGATGACGGCGGTCAGAATCTGGACCAGCTGCAGCCGTTTCTCAATTTACCGTTTCCCGTGTCGATCGCCGTAATGCCGGAACTGGTGCATTCGGTTGAATCGGCAAAGCGGGTGCGTGCCGCCGGCAAAGAATTGCTGCTGCATCAGCCCATGCAGGCAAAAAATTTGGCCGTGAATCCGGGTCCCGGTGCCATTCATCCCGATATGGATCGGGACGCCGTACGGAAATTGCTGCACTCGAATTTGCAGAAAATCGGTCCGGTGGCAGGAATGAACAACCACGAAGGTTCGCTCATTACCGAGTCGGTAACGCAGATGGACGCGGTGCTTGACGTATGCGCCGCCGAAGGGATATTCTTTTTGGATTCCAGAACGACTGCCGATACGCAGGTTCCGGCCGTTGCCGCCGCGCGCGGCATGAAGATTTGGGAGCGCGATATTTTTCTGGATAATACGCCGGATCGGCGGGATATTTTGGACCAGCTGTATCGCGGCGCAGCTATTGCGAATAAAAAAGGGTATGCGGTTATGATCGGACACGTATGGTCGCCGCAGCTTGCATCTATTTTGAATGAATTGTATCCTTTGCTGAAGAAAAAAGGGTATACTTTTTCGGGAATTCGAGGTTTGTATGAAGATTTTGGGAATTGA